The following coding sequences lie in one Apium graveolens cultivar Ventura chromosome 3, ASM990537v1, whole genome shotgun sequence genomic window:
- the LOC141712946 gene encoding N-alpha-acetyltransferase MAK3, whose product MEDEKLKQQVEEDEESAIEFVSYGGEHHLPLIMNLVDQELSEPYSIFTYRYFVYLWPNLSFLAFHKGKCIGTVVCKMAEHRNTFRGYIAMLVVLKPYRGKGIATELVTRSIKVMMESGCEEVTLEAEVTNKGALALYGRLGFIRAKRLFRYYLNGVDAFRLKLLFPRPELSSGHLIRDNEDMPQESERR is encoded by the exons ATGGAGGACGAGAAATTGAAACAACAAGTAGAAGAAGATGAAGAGAGTGCAATAGAATTTGTAAGCTATGGAGGAGAGCATCACTTACCCTTAATCATGAATCTTGTTGATCAAGAACTCAGTGAACCCTACTCCATCTTCACTTATCGCTACTTTGTTTATCTTTGGCCCAACCTTTCTTTTCTT GCTTTTCACAAAGGCAAATGCATCGGAACTGTGGTCTGTAAAATGGCGGAACATCGAAATACTTTCCGGGGTTACATTGCTATGCTTGTTGTTCTTAAACCTTACCGAGGCAAGGGCATTG CTACCGAACTTGTTACAAGATCTATTAAGGTCATGATGGAATCAGGTTGCGAAGAG GTAACACTGGAAGCAGAAGTTACAAATAAGGGAGCACTTGCATTGTATGGGCGCCTTGGATTTATTAGGGCAAAAAGGCTTTTCAGATACTATTTAAATGGTGTTGATGCTTTCCGGCTTAAGCTATTATTTCCCCGCCCAGAGTTATCATCTGGCCATTTGATAAGAGATAATGAAGACATGCCGCAAGAAAGTGAACGGCGCTAG
- the LOC141712945 gene encoding uncharacterized protein LOC141712945 — translation MTRTKQTKRKGSQNFQSSSRAIEKRLIQRHMQRIPVALTYDHAPAYSNFRHGTIQGESVACADQFPGYIFMCNGKTKADCYKYRVFGLPSARMDILEKIKPHMRLFLYDFDMKLLYGVYVAASDGRLAIEPAAFGGQFSAQVRFEILRDCIPLPESIFKPAISDNYKGGSKFRQELSNKQVANLISLFRPVAELSPGIAGSLIPNTVRPATIIPRSSETRAQTASELSHEYNQYLARLNHADEGAASTIRHVEPGLSLAHAPHTLLANRDLPPDLGPYNSQDAYQAYFDGNPDLHHRPTGMPYDTERLMLQQVEPRNNFYKQVKTAAYWVQMASKDAKGVHSSSPASIGIGSESIGASDAVVGQACFAVQEINDRGTVQPKITVHDNNPNVNALTNDVATEPVTQSNFEARSHGPAHLHSSYSGAVYSGAQARQDPAPMYAGPERGLPLAGPGFVVNNMSLSLSETAPVAALQTGHAENFLQVSQARNYNPGMSVASANMPVQAHGQLLHQVPVQAHGQVLHQVPVQQAHGQVLHQVPAQSNSSAYPYYEDPGQVYQYYAQMPSSDNSAVYWTGVAHDPNQVYQYPHMPSSGNSSTYWAGMVYQDQSQAYQDSHMLTYGQAGSYSHNGAVNNPSLQVQVHNPSYVAAASHMPSST, via the exons ATGACGCGCACCAAACAGACAAAAAGGAAGGGTTCTCAGAACTTCCAGTCTAGTAGCAGGGCAATAGAGAAAAGACTCATCCAGAGACACATGCAAAGGATTCCTGTTGCTTTAACATATGATCATGCTCCTGCCTATTCAAATTTCCGCCATGGTACTATACAGGGAGAATCAGTAGCTTGCGCTGATCAGTTTCCTGGGTATATATTCATGTGCAATGGGAAAACTAAGGCAGATTGCTATAAGTACAGAGTTTTTGGTCTTCCTTCTGCAAGGATGGACATTCTTGAAAAAATAAAGCCACACATGAGGCTGTTCTTGTATGATTTTGACATGAAACTTCTCTATGGTGTATACGTTGCTGCCTCAGATGGAAGATTGGCAATTGAACCAGCTGCTTTTGGAGGCCAATTTTCTGCACAG GTGAGATTTGAGATTCTTAGAGATTGCATACCTCTGCCTGAGAGTATTTTCAAGCCTGCAATCTCTGATAACTACAAGGGAGGTTCAAAATTTAGACAAGAGCTGAGCAATAAACAG GTAGCTAATCTGATTTCACTATTTCGTCCGGTAGCTGAGCTATCTCCAGGAATTGCTGGATCTTTGATCCCAAACACTGTCCGGCCGGCTACAATTATACCGAGAAGCAGTGAGACACGGGCCCAAACCGCATCTGAACTTTCTCATGAATACAACCAGTATTTAGCTCGATTGAATCATGCTGATGAGGGCGCGGCGAGTACTATTAGACATGTTGAACCTGGATTATCTCTAGCACATGCACCACATACCCTTTTAGCTAACAGAGATCTGCCACCAGATTTAGGCCCGTATAATTCACAAGACGCTTATCAAGCATACTTTGATGGTAATCCAGACCTGCACCACAG ACCCACTGGTATGCCATATGATACTGAGAGGTTGATGCTGCAGCAGGTGGAGCCTAGAAATAATTTCTATAAGCAAGTAAAG ACAGCTGCTTATTGGGTTCAAATGGCTTCTAAGGATGCGAAAGGAGTTCACTCTTCTTCTCCAGCAAGCATTGGTATTGGGTCCGAAAGTATTGGTGCCTCTGATGCAGTGGTAGGCCAAGCTTGCTTTGCGGTGCAAGAGATAAATGATAGAGGGACTGTTCAACCAAAAATTACGGTACATGATAACAACCCAAATGTAAATGCACTTACTAATGACGTGGCAACAGAGCCAGTCACACAGTCAAATTTCGAAGCACGGTCACATGGCCCTGCACATCTGCATAGTTCGTATTCTGGAGCTGTCTATTCTGGAGCTCAAGCTCGTCAGGACCCTGCCCCTATGTATGCGGGTCCAGAAAGGGGGCTTCCATTGGCAGGCCCTGGTTTTGTCGTTAACAACATGTCCTTATCTCTTTCCGAAACAGCTCCTGTTGCTGCACTTCAAACAGGTCATGCAGAAAACTTTCTGCAAGTGAGTCAAGCACGCAACTATAACCCCGGGATGTCAGTTGCATCAGCCAATATGCCTGTACAAGCACATGGTCAGCTGCTACATCAGGTCCCAGTACAAGCACATGGTCAAGTGCTACATCAGGTCCCAGTACAACAAGCACATGGTCAAGTGCTACATCAGGTCCCTGCACAATCAAATAGTTCTGCTTATCCGTATTATGAAGACCCGGGTCAAGTCTACCAGTATTATGCTCAAATGCCGTCATCTGACAACAGTGCTGTATATTGGACTGGAGTAGCTCATGATCCAAACCAAGTATACCAGTATCCTCATATGCCGTCTTCTGGAAACAGTTCTACATACTGGGCAGGAATGGTTTATCAAGATCAAAGTCAAGCTTACCAGGATTCTCATATGCTGACATATGGACAAGCCGGTTCGTACAGCCACAATGGAGCAGTAAATAATCCATCCTTGCAAGTACAAGTTCACAATCCTTCATACGTTGCTGCAGCATCACACATGCCGTCCTCAACTTAA